One region of Azospirillum lipoferum 4B genomic DNA includes:
- a CDS encoding LysR family transcriptional regulator, with translation MGRPMTIQHATLRQLQIFTAAARSLSFARVAERFGLTPGAVSFQIKQVEGHCGFPLFERVGRRVVLTEAGRDLLEHATLILQALDNADRRMQALKGVTGGNVTIGLVSTAKYIAPHMVSRFQAERPGVSIHLQDGNRREVNAMVAKGEVDLAIMGRPLDEEELLAEPFARHPSIIICAPTHPLADAPSLRLSDLADSGFIAREEGAGTRALTEACFHGQGFSPRIVMTSSSNETIKQAVMAGIGIALLSRHTVDLELALGMLRELKVEGLPLMRSWYIAHRRSLPLLPVHAQLRSYLLERGQAIIDSIQAGHRALASGG, from the coding sequence ATGGGCCGGCCGATGACCATCCAGCATGCCACGCTGCGCCAGCTCCAGATCTTCACCGCCGCCGCCCGCAGCCTGTCCTTCGCCCGCGTGGCGGAGCGGTTCGGCCTGACGCCCGGCGCGGTTTCGTTCCAGATCAAGCAGGTGGAGGGGCATTGTGGATTCCCGCTGTTCGAGCGGGTCGGCCGCCGCGTCGTGCTGACGGAGGCCGGGCGCGACCTTCTTGAGCATGCGACGCTGATCCTCCAGGCGCTGGACAATGCCGACCGGCGGATGCAGGCGCTGAAGGGGGTGACCGGCGGCAACGTCACCATCGGGCTGGTCAGCACCGCAAAATACATCGCTCCGCACATGGTCTCCCGCTTCCAGGCGGAGCGGCCGGGCGTGTCGATCCATCTCCAGGACGGCAACCGGCGGGAGGTCAATGCGATGGTCGCCAAGGGCGAGGTCGATCTCGCCATCATGGGCCGCCCGCTGGACGAAGAGGAACTGCTGGCCGAACCCTTCGCCCGCCACCCCAGCATCATCATCTGTGCCCCCACCCATCCGCTGGCCGACGCCCCCTCCCTGCGCCTGTCCGATCTGGCCGACAGCGGCTTCATCGCGCGGGAGGAAGGGGCCGGCACGCGGGCGCTGACCGAGGCCTGTTTCCACGGCCAGGGCTTCTCGCCGCGCATCGTCATGACCTCCAGCAGCAACGAGACGATCAAGCAGGCGGTGATGGCCGGCATCGGCATCGCCCTGCTGTCGCGCCACACCGTGGATCTGGAACTGGCGCTGGGGATGCTGCGCGAGCTGAAGGTGGAGGGGTTGCCGCTGATGCGCTCCTGGTACATCGCCCACCGCCGCAGCCTGCCGCTGCTGCCGGTGCATGCGCAGCTGCGCAGCTATCTGTTGGAGCGCGGGCAGGCGATCATCGACAGCATCCAAGCCGGCCACCGGGCGCTCGCGTCCGGCGGCTGA
- a CDS encoding ribbon-helix-helix domain-containing protein: MCQIFVNTDPILYEARSRSVRIHGMVTSIRLENLFWNVLADIAAEQGITTNRLIVTLHDEVVEVHGTIQNLASFLRVSCVRYLTMAPASVSEAGGQARIAVPASDGGASVLAFQRDRRLPDDA, from the coding sequence ATGTGCCAGATCTTCGTCAACACCGACCCCATCCTGTACGAGGCGCGGTCCCGCTCGGTCCGCATCCATGGCATGGTGACCAGCATCCGGTTGGAGAACCTGTTCTGGAACGTCCTCGCCGACATCGCGGCGGAGCAGGGGATCACCACGAACCGCCTGATCGTCACCCTGCATGACGAGGTCGTGGAGGTCCACGGCACGATCCAGAACCTCGCCTCCTTCCTGCGTGTCAGCTGCGTGCGCTATCTGACCATGGCTCCCGCCTCTGTATCCGAGGCTGGTGGGCAGGCGAGGATTGCGGTTCCCGCATCGGATGGCGGCGCGTCCGTCCTTGCCTTCCAGCGGGACCGGCGGCTGCCCGATGACGCGTGA
- a CDS encoding sigma-54-dependent Fis family transcriptional regulator, with protein MLAKEEVAIGRSAVASPGPAFHALADGVWAGERDSERATMKAWEDFVSGSRQENLPVRDVVIRSWARCQSFLVDARADAAPVVGADHVEALRRENRELLQAAATTLAEAADLLAGTRTVMLITDANGVVLEAAGDRATLSAARDISLGCGGHWSESCAGTNGIGTALASKTPVLVQAAEHYCAGIKGWSCAGAPIHDPLDGSVVGLLDISGLKQGFSAQALALAVVAARQVEWNLARQTEAEHVRLLEACLEDSQKYAGEGLIALDARGRLLYASRKAAHLLKASLGSDLPQFSRGTKLPIVGIADMAGVNPAEGRLPVPADWVRPLMLDGERRGTLLVIPRAASCRLPSGRRAASDETDHARSRFADIVGASDSLRAVIGQGERLAPLPVPILIEGETGVGKELFARAIHGHSAVASGPFIPFNCGAVSREMLGSELFGYVRGAFTGAAAEGRTGRFELADGGTLCLDEVGELPLDLQPYLLRVLEEGVLYRIGDSTPRRVSVRLLAMTNRNLRQEVAAGRFRRDLYHRLAVTALRVPPLRERQGDVPRLIAHFNELLADRHGRDPVRFTAAALERLHRYDWPGNVRELRNLVERAVLLSTGGMVDVGDLPEDLRDGCGGVDAEGWPLPGPPMAMPASAGPPAMSPPAMSLTVTEQRTIEDVIAATGGNLSDAAAVLGISRSTLYRKLSQHGIRRDGIGKGAAGSARSDRSGFGCGRA; from the coding sequence GTGTTGGCCAAGGAAGAGGTCGCCATCGGCCGTTCGGCCGTTGCGTCACCCGGTCCGGCGTTCCATGCGCTGGCAGATGGCGTGTGGGCCGGCGAACGGGACAGCGAACGGGCGACGATGAAGGCGTGGGAGGATTTCGTTTCCGGATCGCGGCAGGAAAACCTGCCGGTCCGTGACGTGGTCATCCGGTCCTGGGCACGGTGCCAGAGTTTTCTGGTCGATGCGCGGGCGGACGCGGCGCCGGTCGTCGGCGCCGACCATGTCGAAGCCCTGAGGCGGGAGAATCGCGAACTCCTGCAGGCCGCGGCTACCACCCTGGCGGAGGCGGCGGATCTTCTGGCCGGCACGCGGACGGTGATGCTGATCACCGATGCCAACGGCGTGGTGCTGGAGGCGGCGGGCGACCGGGCCACCTTGAGTGCGGCACGCGACATCAGCCTGGGCTGTGGCGGCCATTGGAGCGAGAGCTGCGCCGGGACCAACGGCATCGGCACGGCGCTGGCGTCCAAGACGCCGGTGCTGGTCCAGGCGGCTGAGCATTACTGCGCCGGCATCAAGGGGTGGAGCTGCGCCGGTGCGCCGATCCATGATCCGCTGGACGGGTCGGTCGTCGGGCTGCTCGACATCTCCGGGCTGAAGCAGGGATTCAGCGCCCAGGCGCTGGCACTGGCGGTGGTCGCCGCCCGGCAGGTGGAATGGAACCTCGCCCGCCAGACGGAGGCGGAGCATGTCCGCCTGCTGGAAGCCTGCCTGGAGGACAGCCAGAAATATGCCGGAGAGGGGCTGATCGCACTGGATGCGCGGGGCCGCCTGCTCTACGCCAGCCGCAAGGCGGCGCATCTGCTGAAGGCCAGTCTCGGGTCCGACCTGCCTCAGTTCAGCCGCGGAACGAAACTGCCCATCGTCGGGATCGCCGATATGGCGGGGGTGAATCCGGCGGAGGGCCGGCTTCCAGTGCCCGCCGACTGGGTCCGGCCCCTGATGCTCGACGGCGAGCGGCGGGGCACCTTGCTGGTCATTCCCCGCGCGGCCTCCTGCCGTCTGCCGTCCGGCCGGCGTGCGGCCTCCGACGAGACCGACCATGCGCGGTCGCGCTTCGCCGACATCGTCGGGGCCAGCGACAGCCTGCGCGCGGTTATCGGCCAGGGGGAACGGCTGGCGCCGCTTCCGGTCCCCATCCTGATCGAGGGGGAGACCGGCGTCGGCAAGGAGCTGTTCGCGCGGGCCATCCACGGCCACAGCGCCGTGGCCTCCGGACCCTTCATCCCCTTCAATTGCGGGGCCGTGTCGCGCGAGATGCTGGGCAGCGAGCTGTTCGGCTATGTGCGCGGCGCCTTCACCGGGGCGGCGGCGGAGGGACGGACCGGCCGTTTCGAACTGGCCGACGGCGGCACGTTGTGCCTGGACGAAGTGGGCGAACTGCCGCTCGACCTTCAGCCCTATCTGCTGCGGGTGCTGGAGGAGGGGGTGCTGTACCGCATCGGCGACAGCACGCCGCGCCGGGTGTCGGTCCGGCTGCTCGCCATGACCAACCGCAACCTGCGCCAGGAGGTGGCCGCCGGCCGCTTCCGCCGCGACCTGTATCACCGTCTGGCCGTCACCGCCCTGCGGGTGCCGCCGCTGCGGGAGCGGCAAGGCGACGTGCCGCGGCTGATCGCCCATTTCAACGAATTGCTGGCCGACCGGCACGGGCGGGATCCGGTCCGCTTCACGGCGGCGGCGCTGGAGCGTCTGCACCGCTATGACTGGCCGGGCAATGTCCGGGAGCTGAGGAATCTGGTGGAGCGCGCGGTCCTGCTGTCCACCGGCGGCATGGTGGATGTCGGCGATCTTCCCGAGGACTTGCGGGACGGCTGCGGCGGCGTGGACGCGGAGGGCTGGCCCTTGCCGGGTCCGCCGATGGCGATGCCTGCGTCTGCCGGCCCGCCGGCCATGTCCCCGCCAGCCATGTCCCTGACGGTGACGGAGCAGCGGACCATCGAGGACGTGATCGCCGCCACCGGCGGGAACCTGTCGGACGCCGCCGCGGTGCTGGGCATTTCCCGCAGCACCCTGTACCGCAAGCTGAGCCAGCACGGCATCCGGCGAGATGGCATTGGCAAGGGAGCAGCCGGCAGCGCGCGGTCCGACCGCAGCGGATTCGGCTGCGGCCGTGCCTGA
- a CDS encoding molecular chaperone GroEL, with amino-acid sequence MPKMMLHRAEARAALARGVGKLALAVRGTLGPKGTNAIIDRPIGTPMISRDGVSIAAEIELPCRFENMGAQVVREVSKQTNDVAGDGTTTATVLADALIQDGVAVLADGHGAVELVEGMERACGFVVDRLRGMARPLEGDAQLEQVATVAATDPALGRLVADALRRVGVEGVIDIEYGQPGAPTALHVLEGMVLDRGFLSHHMATEPTGQTAVLERPYILMTDHKITDPDPMLRLVDRIAAGGRPLLVMADSVAPEVVAALMELRRGGRATVVAINPPEFGHWRTATMEDIAILTGGRVIARDLGGRLDSVTAEDLGGADRIEVSAGRTTILRGHGDPDALAARRALVQRQWEEAPPNIEREKLSQRLAKLTHGTALIEVGGATPVEQKRMAQLLEDSLAAARAALEEGVLPGGGTALARIAPLLDRLAADVGEGERAGIRLVQRAMLQPLVCIAENGGLDGAGIAARLAELPDGVGFDARTGRFGDLFAAGIIDPAKVTALALLNAVSVAKLVLTTHTLIADIPDNVDPTAGPARGGGMERYGRD; translated from the coding sequence ATGCCGAAGATGATGCTGCACCGTGCCGAGGCGCGGGCCGCGCTTGCCCGTGGGGTGGGCAAGCTGGCGCTGGCGGTGCGCGGCACGCTGGGGCCGAAGGGGACGAATGCGATCATCGACCGCCCCATCGGCACGCCGATGATCTCCCGCGACGGCGTCAGCATCGCCGCCGAGATCGAGTTGCCCTGCCGCTTCGAGAATATGGGCGCCCAGGTGGTGCGCGAGGTGTCGAAACAGACCAATGATGTGGCCGGCGACGGCACCACCACCGCCACCGTGCTGGCCGACGCGCTGATCCAGGATGGTGTCGCCGTGCTCGCCGATGGCCATGGTGCAGTGGAACTGGTGGAGGGGATGGAGCGCGCCTGCGGCTTTGTCGTCGACCGGCTGCGCGGCATGGCCCGGCCGCTGGAGGGCGATGCGCAGCTGGAGCAGGTGGCGACGGTCGCGGCGACCGATCCGGCGCTCGGCCGGCTGGTGGCGGACGCCCTGCGCCGGGTGGGGGTTGAGGGGGTGATCGACATCGAATATGGCCAGCCGGGCGCGCCGACGGCGCTGCATGTGCTGGAGGGCATGGTGCTGGACCGTGGCTTCCTGTCCCATCACATGGCGACCGAGCCCACCGGCCAGACCGCGGTGCTGGAGCGGCCCTACATCCTGATGACAGACCACAAGATCACCGATCCGGACCCCATGCTGCGCCTGGTCGACCGCATCGCCGCCGGGGGGCGGCCGCTGCTGGTCATGGCCGACAGCGTGGCGCCGGAGGTGGTGGCTGCCCTGATGGAGCTGCGCCGCGGCGGACGCGCCACGGTGGTGGCGATCAATCCGCCGGAATTCGGCCATTGGCGTACGGCGACGATGGAGGACATCGCGATCCTGACCGGCGGGCGCGTGATCGCCCGCGACCTGGGCGGACGCCTCGACAGCGTGACGGCGGAGGATCTGGGGGGCGCCGACCGCATCGAGGTGTCCGCCGGCCGTACCACCATCCTGCGCGGCCACGGCGATCCGGACGCGCTGGCCGCCCGCCGCGCCCTGGTGCAGCGCCAGTGGGAGGAGGCGCCGCCCAACATCGAACGCGAGAAGCTGTCCCAGCGGCTGGCGAAGCTGACGCATGGCACCGCCCTGATCGAGGTCGGCGGCGCCACCCCGGTGGAGCAGAAGCGCATGGCCCAGCTTCTGGAGGATTCGCTGGCCGCCGCCCGTGCCGCGCTGGAGGAGGGGGTGCTGCCCGGCGGCGGCACCGCGCTGGCCCGCATCGCCCCGCTGCTCGACCGGCTGGCCGCGGATGTGGGGGAGGGCGAGCGCGCAGGGATAAGGCTGGTGCAGCGGGCGATGCTGCAGCCGCTGGTCTGCATCGCCGAGAATGGCGGACTGGACGGGGCCGGCATCGCCGCGCGGCTTGCCGAGCTTCCGGACGGAGTTGGCTTCGATGCGCGCACCGGCCGATTCGGCGACCTGTTCGCCGCGGGGATCATCGACCCGGCCAAGGTCACCGCGCTGGCCCTGCTGAACGCGGTGTCGGTCGCCAAGCTGGTCCTGACCACCCACACCCTGATCGCCGACATCCCCGACAATGTCGATCCCACCGCCGGCCCCGCCCGCGGCGGCGGAATGGAGCGCTACGGGCGCGACTGA
- a CDS encoding MmoB/DmpM family protein, with translation MSVTTVQQLFKPLKDITQDGTISHQCGVTMNDSVEARCIAEVMESKPGITVTYLPAMIRIDGEGKIEFRMSEIGEALGREMTPHIFEISTSTHYGRMVMIDEDTVVLFGNMDDALAYE, from the coding sequence ATGAGCGTCACCACCGTGCAGCAGCTTTTCAAGCCGCTGAAGGACATCACCCAGGACGGCACCATCTCCCACCAGTGCGGCGTGACCATGAACGACAGCGTCGAGGCGCGCTGCATCGCCGAGGTGATGGAGAGCAAGCCCGGCATCACCGTCACCTATCTGCCGGCGATGATCCGCATCGACGGCGAGGGCAAGATCGAGTTCAGGATGAGCGAGATCGGCGAGGCTCTCGGCCGCGAGATGACCCCGCATATCTTCGAGATTTCCACCTCCACCCACTATGGCCGCATGGTCATGATCGACGAGGATACCGTCGTCCTCTTCGGCAACATGGATGACGCGCTCGCCTACGAATGA
- a CDS encoding aromatic/alkene monooxygenase hydroxylase subunit beta, giving the protein MTMQETETTVISAAAGAKVFPGSDSRRYNYFEPKGRKATHYEDVTVDVQPDPERYLLQNWIISFGDGTPTYSKDWTALKCTDWHGFRAPDQEWERTHYQRQSTIVGMIQNVVENARRAGAPQRFDKAWVTVLQNHVGAFKHAEYGLGTALMRAQRYGYTQMVNNAILTNASYKLRFAQDLTLYLAEVGSDIGGFDLDAGKAHWLDDPIWQPCREAVEHIRAATDFLEQYFAVNLVFEPLVGELFRSGFVMQVAAAQNDFSTPSVISAAEADYERNLANAVELFALLLRDPAHGEDNRTMLQSWFTHHAGLAVKAALQLQPLWSLPRVKVASFADAFERARNRVAAIGREIGIDADLPALPPVEVGQPAAPAAVSAPVNGAAAE; this is encoded by the coding sequence ATGACCATGCAGGAAACCGAAACCACAGTCATATCCGCCGCCGCCGGAGCCAAGGTCTTTCCGGGATCGGACAGCCGCCGCTACAACTACTTCGAGCCGAAGGGCCGCAAGGCCACCCATTACGAGGACGTGACGGTCGACGTCCAGCCCGATCCGGAGCGCTATCTGCTCCAGAACTGGATCATCTCCTTCGGCGACGGCACGCCCACATATTCCAAGGACTGGACCGCGCTGAAGTGCACGGACTGGCACGGTTTCCGCGCACCGGACCAGGAATGGGAACGCACCCATTACCAGCGCCAGTCCACCATCGTCGGCATGATCCAGAACGTGGTGGAGAATGCGCGCCGCGCCGGTGCGCCCCAGCGCTTCGACAAGGCCTGGGTGACCGTGCTGCAGAACCATGTCGGCGCTTTCAAGCATGCCGAATATGGCTTGGGCACCGCGCTGATGCGGGCGCAGCGCTACGGCTACACCCAGATGGTCAACAACGCCATCCTGACCAACGCCTCCTACAAGCTGCGCTTTGCCCAGGACCTGACGCTCTATCTGGCCGAGGTCGGCAGCGATATCGGTGGTTTCGATCTGGACGCCGGCAAGGCGCACTGGCTGGACGACCCGATCTGGCAGCCCTGCCGCGAGGCGGTGGAGCATATCCGCGCCGCGACCGACTTCCTGGAGCAGTATTTCGCCGTCAACCTCGTCTTCGAACCGCTGGTGGGCGAGCTGTTCCGCAGCGGCTTCGTCATGCAGGTGGCGGCGGCGCAGAACGACTTCTCGACCCCGTCGGTCATTTCGGCGGCGGAGGCCGACTATGAACGGAACCTCGCCAACGCGGTGGAGCTGTTCGCCCTGCTGCTGCGCGACCCGGCACATGGCGAGGACAACCGGACCATGCTGCAGAGCTGGTTCACCCATCATGCCGGGCTGGCGGTGAAGGCGGCGCTGCAGCTTCAGCCGCTGTGGTCGCTGCCCAGGGTCAAGGTGGCGAGTTTCGCGGATGCCTTCGAGCGGGCGCGCAACCGCGTCGCCGCCATCGGGCGCGAGATCGGCATCGACGCCGACCTGCCGGCCCTGCCGCCGGTCGAGGTCGGGCAGCCTGCCGCCCCGGCCGCGGTTTCCGCTCCGGTCAATGGCGCCGCGGCCGAGTGA